Proteins found in one Triticum urartu cultivar G1812 chromosome 4, Tu2.1, whole genome shotgun sequence genomic segment:
- the LOC125552598 gene encoding CASP-like protein 2U2, with product MRQGGGGGDGVSPGNVPVCYYGAGGRVSATLERRVRAAEVLLRCAACGLAVLAAALLGADRQSRTFFSIQKVARYTDMQSLVILVIASGMVACYSLLQGARCLVSIIRGGILLSRPLAWAIFSCDQVMAYVIIGAVAVAMEAALLGKTGEVEFQWMKTCELYQRFCTQAGGGVACAVAASATMVGVALVSAFNLFRLYGHGKGSSK from the exons ATGAGGCAAGGAGGGGGCGGAGGCGACGGGGTGAGCCCCGGCAATGTCCCGGTGTGCTACTACGGCGCGGGCGGGCGCGTGTCGGCCACCCTGGAGCGGCGGGTGCGCGCCGCCGAGGTGCTCCTGCGGTGCGCGGCGTGCGGCCTCGCCGTGCTGGCCGCCGCCCTCCTCGGCGCCGACCGCCAGTCCCGCACCTTCTTCTCCATCCAGAAGGTCGCCCGGTACACCGACATGCAGTCCCTCGT GATCCTGGTGATAGCAAGCGGAATGGTTGCCTGTTACAGCCTGCTGCAGGGCGCGAGGTGCCTGGTGAGCATTATCAGGGGTGGCATCCTTCTCAGCAGGCCCTTGGCATGGGCGATCTTCTCCTGTGATCAG GTGATGGCGTACGTGATAATCggggcggtggcggtggcgatGGAGGCGGCGCTGCTGGGGAAGACCGGGGAGGTGGAGTTCCAGTGGATGAAGACGTGCGAGCTGTACCAGCGGTTCTGCACGCAGGCGGGGGGCGGCGTCGCGTGCGCCGTCGCCGCCAGCGCCACCATGGTCGGGGTCGCCCTCGTCTCCGCCTTCAACCTCTTCCGCCTCTACGGCCATGGCAAGGGCAGCAGCAAGTGA